Part of the Woronichinia naegeliana WA131 genome, ATTCAACGGGATTAACAAGTTCATTTTACGAGTCTTCAAGCTTTTAGGCACAATAGTACATCTAGGATTGCCCCAAAAACCCCTTTAAAATGTTCTTTAAATCCCTAAAAGGCTTGCTGTGTCTAAAACTGAGAATTGCTGATCATTTCTCAGCCTCTTGACTAATCAGCAATTCCAAATTCAGAATGTAGTCAAAGATACAAAAGACTCGATGTATTTACTGGCAAGGGTTTTGCTATGAAAATTGCCAATTAATCAACTAGGAAGAATTCGAGACAGCGAGAGAAACTGAGTCATCAAGCATAAAATCTAAAAGATGATGCCAGCTTTCAAAGAACAGATATGGCTCTTCCCCCAACTGTGTGGAAAGTGTATAATAGTAATACCACAGTAGGAGGTGGAGTATGTGGATAAACTTGGATGAGCTACTAGGATTGCCAAAGGTAACAGTCGTAAACTATCGAGAAATAGATGGTGCTTTGTTCTTAAAATTAAAAATGAAAAACGAAGTAATGGAATGTCCAAATTGTCATAAAGAATTGGAAGATATAAATCAAATAGAATATAATTTGGTTCGGGATTTATCCCTATTGGGAAAGAAAGTATATCTGGAAGTGCCCCGCCGCCAGTTCCATTGTGAAAAATGTCAGAAATACATAACAGAAAGACTGGACTTTATGCGGCTAAGAAAACATTATACAATTCGTTATGAAGAAAAGATTTATGAGCAAGTAAAAAAGAAAAATGTAGAAGAGGTAAGGCAAGAAGAAGAAATAAGTTGGGGAACATTGGAATCAATATTTGAAGAGTATGCAAAGCAGGCAGAAAAGAAGGAATGGGAATTACCAGAAAAGATAAGTTTAGACGAATTTAGTAATAGAAAAGGAAAAAAAGACTTTATTACAACAGTGATAGATATAAATAAAAAGGAATTGTTAGAAGTAATAAAAGGACACAAAAAAGAAGAGATAATAGAAGCCCTAAAGGTGCAGCCAGCAAGGGTTAGAGAGAATGTAAAGGAAGTAAGTGTGGATATGTGGGAGTGATTTACGTCAGCAATAAAGGAGTTATTTGTAAATGCTAAAATCGTCTATGATAGATTTCATGTAATGAAAAATATAAATGAAGAATTGAATAAATTGAGAAAGAAAATGAATATCCATAAAAAGGGTTTAACATACCTATTATGGAAAAATAAAGAAGAGTTAAAAAAAGAAAAAAGAGAAGAGTTAGAAGAGATATTGAAAATGTATCCTTGTTTAGGAATAGCGTATGAAATGAAGGAAGAGATTAGAGATATTTATGAGCATTCAAGAACGACAAATGGTGCAAGGAGAAAATTTGAAAAATGGATGAGAACAGCGTGCCTATTCTATAAAAAAAGTGTGGGTATGCTGAAAACTCATTTGACAGGTATATGCAATTATTTTGAAAACCATACAACTAATGGATTAACGGAAGGGATGAATACAAAAATTAAATTAATAAAAAGGAAAAGTTATGGATTTGCTAATTTGAGCATCTACGGCTTAAATTGTTAGCTTGCTTTAACTCGTAACATAACATTACACACAGACAAGGGGAGAGCCCAGATATTTGGTCAAAGAGAGAATATCTTGAAAGAATCCCTTACGAGTGCCGCGTTGGACGCGAATTCTCTGGTAACGTTCATCAACCAAACCTAAAACCGTGTGCAAGAGAAAAGCCAGCAAATTCAGGGTAAGCAAAACAGAGGCGAGGTGTTGTTTACCATGCCCAAAATTATGCTCTAAGTGATAGCCTCGATTTTTGAGAATATTGTGATTCTCGTTCTCAGTGCGCCAACGAGTCCGTCCAGCACGACAGACATCAAGAACGATGTGAGGGGTGAGAAAATGATTGGTAATCCAACTATTGTGATAAAGAAGTTGAGCATCGGATTCGCGGTGGATTTTTAGCTCACACCAGTTAACCAACAAAGCAGGCTGTTGGTCTCGCAGGGGAATCTGATTGAGATAACGGCAGTGCCAAATCTCGAAATACTTCCCATTCCAACGTCGGTGTTGAGTGGTTTTGACTTCTCCATTAGCTTCTAAATAGTTTAACCATTCATAGAGTGTGGGATGAGAAGTCGGTAAACAGACGAAGATAAAGTTGAAATCGTGGTCGAGACAGTGCTGACAAGTGGGCTGACGACTGTACAAGTCATCCCCTAGCAGAGTTATCTTCTGTCCCGCAAACAAACTAGCATGGTTACTTATCCAACGTTTCGCCGCATTTTGCTCACAATCTTGCTTTTCAGACCCGTCTTGAGGGGTGATAAATTCAGGGGGTAAGGAAAAAACTGATTCATGGTCTGGGGAAACAATCACGGGCAATAATGCCTGATGGAAGTAGGTGACTTTTCCCTGTTTTGACGTTTTGGTTGAACAGCATGGACAATTTACTTTTTCCGAACTGTAGTAATTTGTCCCATCCATTGCTACTAGAAGATTTCCCCTCAATATTTCATAGGCTTTCAAGAATCCCATGCTCCTCAATGCTTGGTAAATTAACCCAAACAAAGGGAATAGACTACCATTGGTGTCAACTTAAGCCAAAATGCCTACTCACAAAAGATTAGCCTAAAAGCAGGCGGAAGTAAGAGTAGGCTGAAAAAAAGGTTAGTATATAAAAAAGTGAGCAAAAAACAAATGGCAAGACAACATCCTCGGAGAAAAGGAAACCCAGACTTACGTCGTAAGACAAATCAGCCAGGGGTAGAAATCCCTGAAATAACAAAAGAGTTGTTTGACTTACATCTTGCACCAAAACTCATGTTCTAAGTTGTGACAGCAACTAACTGAAGTTGGAGTCCAAAAGATTGCAAAAGTGGACGTAATCGCTCGACTTGAGAAAAAAGGGAACAAAGAGCAACATCAGGAAAAAGTGTCTGAAGAGCAGAAGCAGAAGCTTGACCCCAATCAGGTGGTTTAGAGGAGTCAGTAGAAAGATAAACCCAATGGGCAAGAAGAAAACTAATCATCGAAAGAAGCAACCAGCGATAAACCCCCAGAAGAGTTTGTTGACCAAAACGATGTAAACCAAAACGATGTTTTACGGTCTTGAAAAAGCCCTCAATACTCCATCTTCGCCGTCCCCACCAGATAATGGTACTGGACTTAAGAGGACGAGTCGATAAGACGAAGCGTTTTTCGAGTTTGCCGTTACGTTTGAGGTAGAACCAAGAGATAGTAACAGGGAAAGATAATCCATCAAGAGTGACCTGTTGTCCTTTTTTGAGCAAATCACGAAGCTGACGACCATCAGCTAATTTACGGTCACAACGCACACCGACGATAACCGCAAGACGGCGTTTTTTCATCGCTTGAAGGAATTGCACACTACTAAAGGCGGTATCGGCTAAAATGACAACCCGAAAAGCACTCAGGAGTTCTTTGGGTAGGCTATCCACTAATCGCACCGCGAGTTGAGCGGGACTTCTTGTTTCTTTACCTCTCCAAACTCGAAATCCCCAGGGGACTAGAAATTCTCCTATCACCAGATAAATCACCAAAAGATGTAAACCCCTCTTCCCGTGAAGAACATGAATTAAATGCTCAAAAGCCTTAAATTTTCCGCATTTCTCCAGTGTCGTTAAGTCCACAATCACCTGCAACCAAGGTCGTCTTCCTCTTGGAGCATAGGTAAGTAGTTCTTTGAGAATTGCTTTTCGCACTGCTCGGATAATTTGGCGAGTACCCCAATCATACTGATTCAAAAATCGGCTTAAGGCCGAGGGTGATTTTGTTTGACTATGTTGGGGTAGAGGATGACCTTGAGCTTCTAGGAATAGCCCCAACATTGCCTGCAAACTATCGCGTTGATAGGAGGTCGGCATCAAACCTAGCAATGTATAAACTAGGGTCTGGGCTTGTATAAGAATGGTTTCCATTGTTTTGCTGTTTTTTCACTTCTACTCCTTTTTCCACTTTCTTGACCCTTTCCGCCAGTCGTTCTTTTGTTCTGCTGCAAGATGTAAGTTTATTCATAACTTCCTATAGGTCAAAGTTTTTCTGTCTCTATTTATACCATTTGAATTTGGAATTGCTGGTTTCAGAACAGCAATTCTAAATTTGAAAAATCAGGAGGAATTAGTGGCGGGTAGAGGGTCAAATGGCTCAAGCATAAAATCAAGAAGGTGTTGCCAGCTATCAAAGGCACTGGTATCGTCTAGCTAGAAGCTATAAACGTTGCAATACAAGAGGTTCAACAAATCAGGCGAATTTGGAGTAAGTCCTCCCAAGTTAACCCTTTTTGAATTATACCGAGAGCTACCGCAGGAACTTTTTTCGTCGTAAAATGGCTGCGAACAAAGTTATGAACCATCCAGAAAATATCTAGCACTCGCTGTAATCCCACAACAGATTTAGCATAAGTATTTGTTCGACGACGAAAGGCGGCTAAATAGGGCTTGCTGAAAAAGTCAAAAAACGAAAGAAATGTGGGTTAGGGAAGTATGGACTGAAAAAGCATAGATAACTTATCCTTATGGAAACAAATCAAAATACAGATTTTGTTTAATCTATTGTTCCTTTCTGTCTAAAAAGGTCAACACAAATCACTCCTCACAAAAGAGAGGAAAATTAACACCATTTTTCACAAGAAAAACGACTCTACAACTTTTTACTTTTTGTCTTCTGAAGTAGAGTAGAAAGATTCATTACCAAAAAGTTCATCGCAATTACCGTTTCCGAGGTCTCAGGTAGTTTGGCCATCACTCGACCAAGACTAAATTTCCTCTTTCCCTGTCCGAATTTACCCTCAATGGCATTACGCACTCTTTCATCTGAGCGTGCCTCTTTCTTTTTTTCTTTGCTCACCTCTTTCGGCGGTCTTCCCAATCGGGGACCACTCATTCTTATATCCCTTTCTTTACAATAAGCTCGATTCGCTTTTGTTCGATAGATTTTATCCACATGAACCGATTCCGGATAACATCCTGTTTCCCTTTTATATTCTTCTATTCGCGCTTGTAAATCTCCCGATTCGTTGTAATTATCCCAACTTAATTTGTCTAAGAAGACAAAGCCATTCACATTACTTGCCGATATTTTAGCTCCAAACTCTACTGCTTTTCCCGCTTTTCCACGCACTATTGGACGCACGTGAGGTTGGCTTACACTCACAATTCTGTTTTCTACTTTATTTGTCTTTTTTTCATACATTTCTAACTGTTGCTCATACACTTTTCCTATCGTTACAAGCTCTTCTTGCTCTTTTTTCGTTAGTTTTTCTAACTTTGCTCCCTCTTCTATCATTTTTTCTATATCAGACAAGTTTCTTTTTATATATCCTAGTTGTTTTTTTGTTCCTTTTCTTCTTTCTTTTTTTGACACACGACGTTTTTTTGCTATGGCTAAGTACTCTTTTCTTGCCACTTCCCTATCTGACTTTTCCCGTTAAGTGCGGATTGCAAGCTGCCAGCCTTGGCAAAGGTCATGCAACTTCAACCAACCGCGCCAAAGGACTTGGATACCGAGAGGAGTTTTACGACGATGTTCAAGATAACCACCAAGAAAAGCAACAGACTCGACAGCCCAAGCAACAGTCAAAATAGGGGGAAGTTTTTGAGAGGCGGCTGCTTTTAACACCTGAAGTTGAAGAGGATTAAGAATTTCAATCGCGAGAGCATCGGGCTGGGTACGATGAAGATAAGTAACGTGTAAAAGTTCAACAGCAATGACACTTAAAAAACCCAAAAGAGTTTTCATTCCATCAGAGGCAAGTCGATAACGCTCACTCTGACAACCAGACTTAAGGACTTTATGAAATTCTTCAACCCGCCATCGGTAGGTGTACCAACGAAGAATAGTGACAGCCATCTCAATAGTCTCAACAACTTCTGTAGTCAGAAGCATCCAAGATAAAGGAGTTTCGCCTTCGGGACAATCGATTTCTGTCGCATAAACAGCATAGACATTCAACGGGTCACGATTATCAAAACGATAGGGAGTTCGTAGATTAACTGAGCAAAATCGGACGGCAAGCTTAACCTTCCGTGCTTTTCTTTTTCCTGTACTCGGAATCTCGATTTCTTGATGAAAACGAATCGGTTCTGATTCCAAATGTTGCCAAAGTCGTTCACTATTTTTGTCTAAACTACGATTATGAGACGCTCTGACCAGCACTCCTGTATGCTTGAGTTGACGCACTGAGTCAAAGACTTCTGAAACATCTCCTTCTCTGTCAAATACATGAATTACCCTCGTTGAACTTTCTACCTGTTTCTCACAGGTGTTTAGAGCCTCTACCCATTTGTAGGATTCTTTTTCCTCAAATGGTCTTTGACGAGCTGCTTTTCTTTGTTCTTTCTGTCTTTCTTTTTTCTGCTTCGCCGTTTCATCTGTTGGGGGCTTTTCTTTTACCTCCCTATTCCACAGTTTTTGCCATAATAAACCTAATACTTGTCCTTTTTCTGGCTCAATTGCTAAAGCACTATGCAGTATTAATCCATTCCCTCCTTTTCCAGTCGGCCCATACCCTTCCCTTTTTTCCTTGATATTGCGATAATCTAAGAAGGTCGTATCTCCGACTGATAGCATTATCTTATATTCTTCTACGGCGGCAGTTGTCATTTCACAGTGCGGCTCTATTATCTTGACAAAGTCTGTTTTCGGATTCCCAAAAATTCATAGGCCCTCTTTAACTCGTTTCCTCCCTTAAACACTTCTGATAAGGCTTTTCCAAACCCCTCACTTAACTTTTTCCCAATCGAGAAGGCACGATTGTTTAGCCTCTCGTCTCCCAATTCACAACTGGCAAAGTTTTTTGTCCACCATTCCAACATTTTTTGACCTGCCCTTTAAGATTTTCTCCATTTTACAGTCTCATACTCCCTTCATCCTTTGTTTTTGAAATTTGAACGATAAGCGGGATGATGGCTTCAGAATATTTTTTTCCTGTCAAGAGAATCATTACTCAAACCCTTGCCAGATAAAGCCTCTAGAAGTTTGCATTGCTGGATTTTGGACTTAACGGGAAAAGTCAGCTTCCCTATAAGTCCTCGGCTTTTCTTTCCTTTTCTCTTTTATTTCTTCATACAGCTTATCTATTATTTTTTCTGTTTTTTCTCTGGCATCATTCAATATTCCTATATCCGTTGGATATTTTATATCTGCTGGTGTACAAGTCGCATCTAACAATAACTTTCCTTCATTTTCTTTTTTTTCTGACGCTACACCCGTCGCTTTTTTTTCTATTTCTTTATTAATTTTATTTATTAATTCCATTCCTATTTTTTTACGAAAATGAACCATCATTGACGCATTAAATGCTTCTTTGCTACTATAGCTTTCCATTCCTATAAAGTACTGTAAATAAGGGTTCTCTTTTATTTGTTCTACTGTTTCTCTGTCACTTTTTCCTGAAATTTCTTTGATAATTAATGCTCCTAATGCCATTCTAAATGATTTGGCTGGGGCTCCTTTTTTTTCTGTGAAGTTTTTTGCATATTCTTCCTCATATTCTTCCCAGGGAATCATTTTTGACATTTCTATCCAACGATTTTCTTCGTCTAACTGCCCGCCGAACAGATTTTTCAAGTTTTCTGGTGTTTCAATTGAGTACTGTTGCTTTCGGTACATCTGCTTTCTCTCTTCTTAATGCAATGGTTTTGAGGCATTCTACCCTATTTTCGTGCATTCTAGCGGTTCTTAATTCGCCTACTATTTTTCTCCGTAAAGGTTTCAGCTTTTTTCAGCAAGCCCTAAATAGCGTCGTAGAGAACTATTAAATGCCTCAACGTGGTTGGCATGAACATCCTTGTCTTCTGGTTTTTCTGTTGTCTCAGGATGTTCAGTTTTCGGAGTTTCTACTTTCTCTAGTTTACCCTCAGAATCTCGACGTTTACTACTCTTATTTTTTAATCTTACCACCATACCCTTCGGTAATACTTTGGTGGGA contains:
- a CDS encoding transposase, producing MLEWWTKNFASCELGDERLNNRAFSIGKKLSEGFGKALSEVFKGGNELKRAYEFLGIRKQTLSR
- a CDS encoding IS4 family transposase, whose translation is MTTAAVEEYKIMLSVGDTTFLDYRNIKEKREGYGPTGKGGNGLILHSALAIEPEKGQVLGLLWQKLWNREVKEKPPTDETAKQKKERQKEQRKAARQRPFEEKESYKWVEALNTCEKQVESSTRVIHVFDREGDVSEVFDSVRQLKHTGVLVRASHNRSLDKNSERLWQHLESEPIRFHQEIEIPSTGKRKARKVKLAVRFCSVNLRTPYRFDNRDPLNVYAVYATEIDCPEGETPLSWMLLTTEVVETIEMAVTILRWYTYRWRVEEFHKVLKSGCQSERYRLASDGMKTLLGFLSVIAVELLHVTYLHRTQPDALAIEILNPLQLQVLKAAASQKLPPILTVAWAVESVAFLGGYLEHRRKTPLGIQVLWRGWLKLHDLCQGWQLAIRT
- a CDS encoding transposase, translated to METILIQAQTLVYTLLGLMPTSYQRDSLQAMLGLFLEAQGHPLPQHSQTKSPSALSRFLNQYDWGTRQIIRAVRKAILKELLTYAPRGRRPWLQVIVDLTTLEKCGKFKAFEHLIHVLHGKRGLHLLVIYLVIGEFLVPWGFRVWRGKETRSPAQLAVRLVDSLPKELLSAFRVVILADTAFSSVQFLQAMKKRRLAVIVGVRCDRKLADGRQLRDLLKKGQQVTLDGLSFPVTISWFYLKRNGKLEKRFVLSTRPLKSSTIIWWGRRRWSIEGFFKTVKHRFGLHRFGQQTLLGVYRWLLLSMISFLLAHWVYLSTDSSKPPDWGQASASALQTLFPDVALCSLFSQVERLRPLLQSFGLQLQLVAVTT
- a CDS encoding ISNCY family transposase, with the protein product MGFLKAYEILRGNLLVAMDGTNYYSSEKVNCPCCSTKTSKQGKVTYFHQALLPVIVSPDHESVFSLPPEFITPQDGSEKQDCEQNAAKRWISNHASLFAGQKITLLGDDLYSRQPTCQHCLDHDFNFIFVCLPTSHPTLYEWLNYLEANGEVKTTQHRRWNGKYFEIWHCRYLNQIPLRDQQPALLVNWCELKIHRESDAQLLYHNSWITNHFLTPHIVLDVCRAGRTRWRTENENHNILKNRGYHLEHNFGHGKQHLASVLLTLNLLAFLLHTVLGLVDERYQRIRVQRGTRKGFFQDILSLTKYLGSPLVCV